A stretch of the Equus caballus isolate H_3958 breed thoroughbred chromosome X, TB-T2T, whole genome shotgun sequence genome encodes the following:
- the SRPK3 gene encoding SRSF protein kinase 3 — translation MRGPRPGPTGAAARGARAAGRAAGMSASAGGGGDSGSSSSSQASCGPESSGSELAPATPAPRMLQGLLGSDDEEQEDPKDYCKGGYYPVKIGDLFNGRYHVVRKLGWGHFSTVWLCWDIQRKRFVALKVVKSAGHYTETAVDEIKLLKCVRDSDPSDPKRETIVQLIDDFRISGVNGVHVCMVLEVLGHQLLKWIIKSNYQGLPVPCVKSIVRQVLHGLDYLHTKCKIIHTDIKPENILLCVGDAYIRRLAAEATEWQQSGAPPPSRSTVSTAPQEVLTGKLSKNKRKKMRRKRKQQKRLLEERLRDLQRLEAMEAAAQAEDSGSRLEGGSGSTSSSGCHPGGARAGPSPASSSPAPGGDRSLSPGSQTSGFSGSLFSAASCSILSGSSNQRETGGLLSPSTPFGASNLLVNPLEPQNADKIKIKIADLGNACWVHKHFTEDIQTRQYRAVEVLIGAEYGPPADIWSTACMAFELATGDYLFEPHSGEDYSRDEDHIAHIVELLGDIPPAFALSGRYSREFFNRRGELRHIHNLKHWGLYEVLMEKYEWPLEQATQFSAFLLPMMEYIPEKRASAADCLQHPWLNP, via the exons ATGCGCGGGCCGCGGCCAGGCCCCACAGGAGCAGCCGCCCGGGGCGCCAGAGCTGCGGGCCGCGCAGCCGGGATGAGCGCcagcgcgggcggcggcggggacagcggcagcagcagcag CTCGCAGGCCTCCTGCGGGCCCGAGTCCTCGGGCTCCGAACTAGCCCCCGCCACACCAGCACCACGGATGCTGCAGGGGCTGCTGGGCTCCGATGACGAGGAGCAGGAGGACCCCAAGGACTACTGCAAGG GCGGCTACTACCCCGTGAAGATTGGCGACCTGTTCAATGGGCGGTACCACGTGGTGCGCAAGCTGGGCTGGGGCCACTTCTCCACCGTCTGGCTCTGCTGGGACATCCA GCGCAAGCGCTTCGTGGCCCTGAAAGTGGTGAAGAGCGCAGGGCATTACACAGAGACAGCTGTGGATGAGATCAAGCTCCTGAAATGT GTCCGAGACAGCGACCCCAGCGACCCCAAAAGAGAGACCATTGTCCAGCTTATCGATGACTTCAGGATCTCAGGAGTTAATGGAGTCC ATGTATGCATGGTGCTGGAGGTCCTGGGCCACCAGCTCCTCAAGTGGATCATCAAGTCTAACTACCAGGGCCTGCCCGTGCCCTGCGTGAAGAGCATTGTGAGGCAG GTGCTGCACGGCCTGGACTACCTCCACACCAAATGCAAGATCATCCACACGGACATCAAACCTGAGAACATCCTGCTGTGTGTGGGGGACGCCTACATCAGGCGCCTGGCTGCCGAGGCCACAGAGTGGCAGCAGTCAGGGGCACCGCCCCCGTCCCGCTCCACAG TCAGCACTGCCCCCCAGGAGGTCTTG ACTGGTAAGCTGtcgaaaaacaagaggaagaaaatgaggcgCAAACGGAAACAGCAGAAGCGGCTGCTGGAAGAGCGGCTGCGGGACCTGCAGAGGCTGGAGGCCATGGAGGCGGCGGCCCAGGCAGAGG ACTCTGGCTCAAGACTTGAGGGGGGCAGCGGCTCCACGTCTTCTTCTGGCTGCCACCCCGGGGGggccagggccggcccctccccagcctcctcctccccagcccccgggGGCGACCGCAGCCTCAGCCCTGGCTCCCAGACCTCAGGCTTCTCGGGCTCGCTTTTCTCCGCTGCCTCGTGCTCCATCCTCTCAGGCTCCTCCAACCAGCGAGAGACCGGGGGCCTCCTGTCACCCAGCA caCCGTTTGGTGCCTCAAACCTCCTGGTGAACCCCCTAGAGCCCCAAAACGCAGACAAGATCAAGATCAAGATTGCAGACCTGGGCAATGCCTGCTGGGTG CACAAGCACTTCACCGAGGACATCCAGACGCGGCAGTACCGGGCCGTGGAGGTGCTGATCGGCGCCGAGTACGGGCCCCCGGCTGACATCTGGAGCACAGCATGCATG GCCTTCGAGTTGGCCACCGGCGACTACCTGTTTGAGCCTCACTCTGGAGAAGACTACAGTCGTGATGAGG ACCACATCGCCCACATTGTGGAGCTTCTGGGAGACATCCCCCCGGCCTTCGCCCTATCAGGCCGCTACTCTCGGGAGTTCTTCAACCGGCGAG GAGAGCTGCGGCACATCCACAACCTCAAGCACTGGGGCCTGTACGAGGTACTCATGGAGAAGTACGAGTGGCCCCTGGAGCAGGCCACGCAGTTCAGCGCCTTCCTGCTACCCATGATGGAGTACATCCCGGAAAAGCGGGCCAGCGCAGCCGACTGCCTCCAGCACCCTTGGCTCAACCCCTAG
- the IDH3G gene encoding isocitrate dehydrogenase [NAD] subunit gamma, mitochondrial isoform X2 — protein MALKVATAAGGAAKAVLRPTLLCRPWEVLGAPRAPRRSFSPPSAKYGGRHTVTMIPGDGIGPELMLHVKSVFRHACVPVDFEEVHVSSSADEEDIRNAIMAIRRNRVALKGNIETNHNLPPSHKSRNNILRTSLDLYANVIHCKSLPGVVTRHRDIDILIVRENTEGEYSSLEHESVAGVVESLKIITKAKSLRIAEYAFKLAQECGRKKVTAVHKANIMKLGDGLFLQCCKEVAAGYPQITFENMIVDNTTMQLVSRPQQFDVMVMPNLYGNIVNNVCAGLVGGPGLVAGANYGHVYAVFETATRNTGKSIANKNVANPTATLLASCMMLDHLKLHSYATSIRKAVLASMDNENMHTPDIGGQGTTSEAIQDIIRHIRIINGRAVEA, from the exons GTTCTAGGTGCCCCCAGGGCCCCCCGGAGGAGCTTCTCA CCACCGTCAGCTAAGTATGGTGGGCGGCACACGGTGACCATGATCCCAGGGGACGGCATTGGGCCAGAGCTCATGTTGCACGTCAAGTCTGTATTCAG GCACGCGTGTGTGCCAGTGGACTTTGAGGAGGTGCACGTGAGCTCCAGCGCTGATGAAGAGGACATCCGAAATGCCATCATGGCCATCCGTCGGAACCGTGTGGCCCTGAAGG GCAATATTGAAACAAACCATAACCTGCCACCGTCCCACAAGTCCCGAAACAACATCCTCCG cACCAGTCTGGATCTCTATGCCAACGTCATCCACTGTAAGAGCTTGCCAGGAGTGGTGACCCGGCACAGAGACATAGACATCCTTATCGTCCGTGAAAACACGGAGGGCGAGTACAGCAGCCTCGAGCACGAG AGCGTGGCAGGCGTGGTGGAGAGCCTGAAGATCATCACCAAGGCCAAGTCCCTGCGCATTGCTGAATACGCCTTCAAATTGGCCCAGGAGTGTGGGCGCAAGAAAGTGACAGCCGTGCACAAGGCCAACATCAT GAAACTGGGCGACGGGCTCTTCCTCCAGTGTTGCAAGGAGGTGGCAGCCGGCTACCCCCAGATCACCTTTGAGAATATGATCGTGGACAACACCACTATGCAG CTGGTGTCCCGGCCCCAGCAGTTCGATGTCATGGTGATGCCCAATCTCTACGGCAACATTGTCAACAATGTCTGTGCAGGGCTGGTCGGGGGCCCTGGCCTTGTGGCTGGGGCGAACTATGGCCACGTGTATGCCGTGTTTGAGACG GCTACGAGGAACACAGGCAAGAGCATCGCCAATAAGAATGTCGCCAACCCCACGGCCACACTGCTGGCAAGCTGCATGATGCTCGACCACCTCAA GCTCCACTCCTATGCCACCTCCATCCGCAAGGCCGTCTTGGCATCCATGGACAATGAAAAC ATGCACACCCCAGACATCGGGGGCCAGGGCACGACGTCGGAAGCCATCCAGGACATCATCCGCCACATCCGCATTATCAACGGCCGGGCTGTGGAGGCGTAG
- the IDH3G gene encoding isocitrate dehydrogenase [NAD] subunit gamma, mitochondrial isoform X3 translates to MIPGDGIGPELMLHVKSVFRHACVPVDFEEVHVSSSADEEDIRNAIMAIRRNRVALKGNIETNHNLPPSHKSRNNILRTSLDLYANVIHCKSLPGVVTRHRDIDILIVRENTEGEYSSLEHESVAGVVESLKIITKAKSLRIAEYAFKLAQECGRKKVTAVHKANIMKLGDGLFLQCCKEVAAGYPQITFENMIVDNTTMQLVSRPQQFDVMVMPNLYGNIVNNVCAGLVGGPGLVAGANYGHVYAVFETATRNTGKSIANKNVANPTATLLASCMMLDHLKLHSYATSIRKAVLASMDNENMHTPDIGGQGTTSEAIQDIIRHIRIINGRAVEA, encoded by the exons ATGATCCCAGGGGACGGCATTGGGCCAGAGCTCATGTTGCACGTCAAGTCTGTATTCAG GCACGCGTGTGTGCCAGTGGACTTTGAGGAGGTGCACGTGAGCTCCAGCGCTGATGAAGAGGACATCCGAAATGCCATCATGGCCATCCGTCGGAACCGTGTGGCCCTGAAGG GCAATATTGAAACAAACCATAACCTGCCACCGTCCCACAAGTCCCGAAACAACATCCTCCG cACCAGTCTGGATCTCTATGCCAACGTCATCCACTGTAAGAGCTTGCCAGGAGTGGTGACCCGGCACAGAGACATAGACATCCTTATCGTCCGTGAAAACACGGAGGGCGAGTACAGCAGCCTCGAGCACGAG AGCGTGGCAGGCGTGGTGGAGAGCCTGAAGATCATCACCAAGGCCAAGTCCCTGCGCATTGCTGAATACGCCTTCAAATTGGCCCAGGAGTGTGGGCGCAAGAAAGTGACAGCCGTGCACAAGGCCAACATCAT GAAACTGGGCGACGGGCTCTTCCTCCAGTGTTGCAAGGAGGTGGCAGCCGGCTACCCCCAGATCACCTTTGAGAATATGATCGTGGACAACACCACTATGCAG CTGGTGTCCCGGCCCCAGCAGTTCGATGTCATGGTGATGCCCAATCTCTACGGCAACATTGTCAACAATGTCTGTGCAGGGCTGGTCGGGGGCCCTGGCCTTGTGGCTGGGGCGAACTATGGCCACGTGTATGCCGTGTTTGAGACG GCTACGAGGAACACAGGCAAGAGCATCGCCAATAAGAATGTCGCCAACCCCACGGCCACACTGCTGGCAAGCTGCATGATGCTCGACCACCTCAA GCTCCACTCCTATGCCACCTCCATCCGCAAGGCCGTCTTGGCATCCATGGACAATGAAAAC ATGCACACCCCAGACATCGGGGGCCAGGGCACGACGTCGGAAGCCATCCAGGACATCATCCGCCACATCCGCATTATCAACGGCCGGGCTGTGGAGGCGTAG
- the IDH3G gene encoding isocitrate dehydrogenase [NAD] subunit gamma, mitochondrial isoform X1 — MALKVATAAGGAAKAVLRPTLLCRPWEVLGAPRAPRRSFSQRTIPPSAKYGGRHTVTMIPGDGIGPELMLHVKSVFRHACVPVDFEEVHVSSSADEEDIRNAIMAIRRNRVALKGNIETNHNLPPSHKSRNNILRTSLDLYANVIHCKSLPGVVTRHRDIDILIVRENTEGEYSSLEHESVAGVVESLKIITKAKSLRIAEYAFKLAQECGRKKVTAVHKANIMKLGDGLFLQCCKEVAAGYPQITFENMIVDNTTMQLVSRPQQFDVMVMPNLYGNIVNNVCAGLVGGPGLVAGANYGHVYAVFETATRNTGKSIANKNVANPTATLLASCMMLDHLKLHSYATSIRKAVLASMDNENMHTPDIGGQGTTSEAIQDIIRHIRIINGRAVEA, encoded by the exons GTTCTAGGTGCCCCCAGGGCCCCCCGGAGGAGCTTCTCA CAACGTACAATT CCACCGTCAGCTAAGTATGGTGGGCGGCACACGGTGACCATGATCCCAGGGGACGGCATTGGGCCAGAGCTCATGTTGCACGTCAAGTCTGTATTCAG GCACGCGTGTGTGCCAGTGGACTTTGAGGAGGTGCACGTGAGCTCCAGCGCTGATGAAGAGGACATCCGAAATGCCATCATGGCCATCCGTCGGAACCGTGTGGCCCTGAAGG GCAATATTGAAACAAACCATAACCTGCCACCGTCCCACAAGTCCCGAAACAACATCCTCCG cACCAGTCTGGATCTCTATGCCAACGTCATCCACTGTAAGAGCTTGCCAGGAGTGGTGACCCGGCACAGAGACATAGACATCCTTATCGTCCGTGAAAACACGGAGGGCGAGTACAGCAGCCTCGAGCACGAG AGCGTGGCAGGCGTGGTGGAGAGCCTGAAGATCATCACCAAGGCCAAGTCCCTGCGCATTGCTGAATACGCCTTCAAATTGGCCCAGGAGTGTGGGCGCAAGAAAGTGACAGCCGTGCACAAGGCCAACATCAT GAAACTGGGCGACGGGCTCTTCCTCCAGTGTTGCAAGGAGGTGGCAGCCGGCTACCCCCAGATCACCTTTGAGAATATGATCGTGGACAACACCACTATGCAG CTGGTGTCCCGGCCCCAGCAGTTCGATGTCATGGTGATGCCCAATCTCTACGGCAACATTGTCAACAATGTCTGTGCAGGGCTGGTCGGGGGCCCTGGCCTTGTGGCTGGGGCGAACTATGGCCACGTGTATGCCGTGTTTGAGACG GCTACGAGGAACACAGGCAAGAGCATCGCCAATAAGAATGTCGCCAACCCCACGGCCACACTGCTGGCAAGCTGCATGATGCTCGACCACCTCAA GCTCCACTCCTATGCCACCTCCATCCGCAAGGCCGTCTTGGCATCCATGGACAATGAAAAC ATGCACACCCCAGACATCGGGGGCCAGGGCACGACGTCGGAAGCCATCCAGGACATCATCCGCCACATCCGCATTATCAACGGCCGGGCTGTGGAGGCGTAG